Proteins encoded together in one uncultured Sphaerochaeta sp. window:
- a CDS encoding AAA family ATPase — protein sequence MANEPVAAKESFHIPLELRTIIKSLRMRLWVLIVIALLSAVTGVAAALLLGDRQYEATTVLYYAPIESYVSDTFRIYQSVGSGTELTYDQGTGLMENLNTTDLIDYVNMVKIVTNLEELRRKLSLESTLEALGSSISVDTAWDSNLMFISSRADRPKDAALKANTIRDIFLENSNRMIDQDIESKIADITLQYETTAADLEKAQQAFAAFTRTHGIREIETEAAQYTTEMLALESTLARTKSLIETAQEKVDKIKQEIAIQQELQEKAKSEQSSQIVSDNLTAEEVANRIQLLQQQIEVMQTAKTDPVEERRLKNAMVVAENGYVRGIVTRSEFEQAKYEYERFLAQKSSDAELEAVQKQLEKLLSSRITSTTESRTENTYELNLQTRLLESELQRIEANAEYQSSLARYEELKGKYVDLPLLTQEYTRLSGSMASLEAAAQGLNKVLKQYNLIKDQPHSDFSVVSEAIEPLYPLESNRRLIAIAVTMLCFLLGFTVLLVFIALDMRIKSAGDARQKLQVPILQALSFIRKKTQLIPSTEAESAHIESYRILCRPLREAHPNPGATFLVTSTTQGEGKSTVASNIATVFGRQDERVLLIDAQIRKSQQPTPFAAFLIDEDPMVGDGLGEYLSYKVFDHQQIISPTTLSGVDVIVRRGEAVIPDLLQSARMRELMDNLKQQYSVIIMEGPPVQDCVDSDILASYADSILFVTACDTLKPDVIQRAIRRMQHTKAHFEGIILTKVRQPYLD from the coding sequence ATGGCTAATGAGCCGGTCGCAGCAAAGGAATCATTCCATATCCCACTCGAACTCAGAACCATCATAAAGAGCCTCAGGATGCGTCTGTGGGTACTTATCGTAATCGCATTGCTCAGCGCTGTTACCGGGGTGGCTGCCGCCCTCTTGTTGGGAGACAGGCAGTATGAAGCAACCACAGTACTCTATTACGCACCCATTGAATCATACGTCTCCGATACCTTCAGAATTTACCAGAGCGTAGGAAGCGGGACTGAACTTACCTACGACCAAGGCACTGGATTGATGGAAAACCTCAATACCACTGACTTGATCGACTATGTAAACATGGTCAAGATTGTCACCAATCTTGAGGAGTTGAGGAGAAAACTTAGCCTGGAGAGCACCCTCGAAGCGCTCGGCTCTTCCATCAGTGTAGACACAGCTTGGGATTCCAACCTTATGTTCATCTCATCACGCGCCGATAGACCCAAGGATGCTGCACTCAAGGCAAACACCATCCGTGACATCTTCCTTGAGAACAGCAACAGGATGATTGACCAGGATATAGAGAGCAAGATTGCTGATATAACCCTCCAGTATGAAACCACTGCAGCAGACCTTGAGAAAGCACAGCAAGCCTTTGCTGCATTCACCAGGACACATGGAATTCGTGAGATTGAAACCGAGGCAGCCCAGTACACCACCGAGATGCTCGCCCTTGAGTCCACACTAGCAAGAACAAAAAGCCTGATCGAGACAGCGCAGGAAAAAGTTGACAAGATCAAACAGGAAATTGCAATTCAGCAGGAGTTGCAAGAAAAAGCGAAATCTGAACAATCCTCACAGATAGTATCGGACAATCTTACCGCAGAAGAAGTGGCAAACAGGATACAGCTCTTGCAACAACAAATTGAGGTTATGCAGACAGCAAAAACCGATCCTGTAGAAGAGAGAAGACTCAAGAATGCGATGGTTGTAGCGGAAAATGGGTATGTACGCGGCATTGTCACGAGAAGTGAATTTGAACAAGCCAAGTATGAGTATGAACGATTCCTTGCACAGAAATCGAGTGATGCAGAACTGGAAGCTGTACAGAAACAGTTGGAAAAGCTTCTCTCCAGTCGCATCACATCAACCACTGAGTCGCGAACAGAGAACACGTATGAGTTGAACCTGCAAACACGACTGCTCGAAAGTGAATTGCAACGAATTGAAGCCAATGCTGAGTATCAGAGTAGCCTTGCGCGATACGAAGAGCTGAAAGGTAAGTATGTCGACCTGCCACTGCTGACCCAGGAATATACACGACTCAGCGGCTCCATGGCCTCCCTGGAAGCTGCAGCCCAAGGGCTTAACAAGGTCTTGAAACAGTACAACCTGATCAAGGACCAACCCCACTCCGATTTCTCGGTTGTCAGTGAGGCCATCGAGCCACTGTACCCACTTGAATCCAACCGAAGACTTATCGCCATCGCCGTAACCATGCTCTGTTTCCTCCTTGGCTTCACAGTGCTCTTGGTATTCATTGCCTTGGATATGAGAATTAAATCAGCAGGGGATGCAAGACAAAAACTACAGGTACCCATCCTGCAGGCACTCAGTTTCATCAGGAAAAAGACACAGCTGATACCATCCACTGAAGCTGAATCCGCCCATATAGAGTCCTACAGAATTCTCTGCAGGCCACTCCGTGAGGCCCATCCCAACCCAGGAGCCACCTTCCTGGTTACCAGCACCACTCAAGGAGAAGGGAAGTCCACGGTAGCGAGCAATATTGCCACAGTCTTTGGACGTCAGGATGAACGGGTGTTGCTTATCGATGCACAAATACGTAAATCACAGCAACCTACCCCGTTTGCAGCATTCCTCATCGATGAAGATCCCATGGTGGGGGATGGATTGGGGGAGTATCTCTCCTATAAGGTATTCGACCACCAGCAGATTATCTCCCCCACCACGCTCAGCGGTGTTGATGTCATCGTTCGCCGGGGAGAGGCAGTAATCCCTGACCTCCTGCAATCTGCACGGATGCGTGAGCTCATGGACAACCTCAAGCAACAATACTCTGTCATCATTATGGAAGGACCCCCGGTGCAGGACTGCGTAGACTCAGACATCCTTGCATCCTATGCTGATTCCATCCTCTTCGTTACTGCCTGTGACACCTTGAAACCAGATGTGATTCAACGGGCTATCAGGAGGATGCAACACACCAAAGCACATTTCGAGGGCATCATCCTTACCAAGGTGAGACAACCCTATCTGGATTGA
- a CDS encoding O-antigen ligase family protein, which produces MKYLVFLVAMAAGVPFIAITSSLFPRLKRLFFAVMVVSFLFNSMTSINILSMEYYRGPVRGFEVTFADLIAWGLALGMLVRTPSKIVWKPRFTIILFVFFAYAIVSLLRAGNSILGWFAIWQLARAGALYWVTVNFFKTEDVSRDSIKTLIGAYIASGIILALITFKQKYLDGIYRAWAFFDHSNTIPSFTLIFMCVLLVWLLYEKDVSFLLFFLALMAALGSLFAIFATGSRTGMAAGAALVVGSLIVGNRKNNDIRAKRTTLLIIICMLIGAIFVADTVIDRFLNAPPASEEARNEFEIAAEMMAEDHPTGVGLNLYSKVLTETQEYRQHIEVMRNEEQAGVAHHIYLLTAAEMGYLGLFIFATILLIFLASMIIRGIRWSTLEQRLLLAVAMGFTMVCAIGFYEWVLRQTPVLYQTVVALGFTQALFDKASPVKERNT; this is translated from the coding sequence ATGAAATATCTAGTATTCCTCGTGGCAATGGCAGCCGGGGTTCCATTCATAGCAATAACTTCCTCTCTCTTCCCCCGTCTCAAACGGTTGTTTTTTGCCGTCATGGTAGTCTCTTTCCTTTTCAATTCCATGACCAGCATCAATATTCTTTCCATGGAATACTACCGAGGACCGGTGAGAGGGTTCGAAGTTACCTTTGCCGACCTTATTGCCTGGGGACTTGCCCTCGGCATGCTTGTCCGTACCCCATCCAAGATTGTTTGGAAACCACGATTCACCATTATCCTGTTTGTATTCTTTGCCTATGCAATAGTAAGCCTACTACGTGCAGGTAACTCAATCCTTGGATGGTTTGCCATCTGGCAACTGGCAAGAGCTGGAGCCCTCTACTGGGTGACGGTCAACTTCTTCAAGACTGAGGATGTCTCCAGAGACTCGATCAAGACACTTATAGGAGCCTATATAGCCTCTGGGATTATCCTTGCCCTCATTACGTTCAAGCAGAAGTATTTGGACGGCATCTATAGGGCTTGGGCCTTTTTTGATCACTCCAATACCATCCCCTCTTTTACCCTCATATTCATGTGCGTCCTCCTCGTTTGGCTCTTGTACGAGAAGGACGTCAGTTTCCTCCTATTCTTTCTCGCACTTATGGCTGCCTTGGGTAGCCTGTTTGCCATCTTTGCTACTGGCTCTCGTACCGGAATGGCCGCTGGAGCTGCATTGGTAGTCGGATCATTGATTGTGGGAAACCGTAAGAACAATGATATTCGGGCTAAACGCACCACCCTCCTTATCATCATCTGTATGCTCATAGGAGCAATCTTTGTTGCAGACACGGTGATAGATCGTTTCCTCAATGCACCACCGGCAAGTGAGGAAGCCAGAAATGAGTTTGAGATTGCAGCAGAGATGATGGCAGAAGACCATCCCACAGGAGTTGGATTAAACCTATACTCAAAAGTACTCACAGAAACCCAGGAGTACCGACAACACATAGAAGTAATGAGAAACGAAGAACAAGCAGGAGTAGCCCACCACATCTACCTACTCACCGCAGCGGAGATGGGCTACCTGGGATTGTTCATATTTGCCACGATTCTCTTGATTTTCCTTGCGAGCATGATCATCCGTGGCATACGATGGAGTACACTGGAACAGCGACTACTGCTGGCAGTGGCAATGGGCTTTACGATGGTGTGTGCGATAGGATTCTATGAGTGGGTACTCCGACAGACTCCAGTACTCTATCAGACAGTGGTTGCGTTGGGATTCACGCAAGCCTTGTTTGATAAAGCTTCCCCCGTAAAAGAGAGAAATACATAA
- a CDS encoding oligosaccharide flippase family protein, translated as MNTTTRVRKVSINAATNYFRFFFTMVVSFWLIPFIIKNLGAEAYGLWNLSFSIIGFFSLLDFGFGLGVVKWTGETSATGEIEYRNHMLSTIFFVYLAIAVVGMLFLSIFAVFYPTLFSIDTAIAPEAIAVLLILGIRSLAIQIPLSLFKGALFGEQEIHLTNIIQILGTLLYAVTVWFALSAGKGIVWLASMNCLAFLIENIAYVYFAYKNVKGLRISIRLMRKQDFSEAMGFSFYSFLTTIAGLVLFQTDAIIIQLFFGLELVGLYAVAIKVTEYAFLLTKQLVNVLTPLISELKAKQEHDTIRYLLLDLSKYIMATGFLIAGSVYVFGGDLLVLWVGEIYAEVTIPLLLLITSFVVSVPELVASNVLTMTGYHRFSAISAGLSTGLNIVFSLLLIKPFGLTGIAMGTLISSSVVSGIVIPAKAARSYEFPYWRYISRVYLPASLPAILLVATGYLMKFFFSVDSLWDMMFMAIPGIVVYLLVFWIFFTDPAIKKNIKTKLVHPARR; from the coding sequence ATGAACACTACTACGCGAGTTCGAAAAGTCTCGATCAATGCTGCTACAAACTACTTCCGTTTCTTCTTCACCATGGTAGTTTCATTCTGGCTTATTCCGTTCATCATCAAAAACCTTGGAGCAGAAGCCTACGGCCTTTGGAACCTCTCCTTCTCCATCATCGGATTCTTCTCCCTGCTCGACTTCGGCTTTGGACTCGGTGTGGTGAAGTGGACAGGAGAGACAAGCGCCACCGGAGAGATTGAGTACCGTAACCATATGCTGAGCACCATTTTCTTTGTATATCTGGCCATTGCGGTGGTAGGAATGCTCTTCCTCAGTATTTTTGCGGTGTTTTATCCCACACTCTTCTCGATTGATACTGCAATAGCTCCCGAGGCCATCGCAGTCCTGCTTATCCTGGGTATTCGCTCCCTTGCCATACAGATCCCCTTAAGCCTATTCAAGGGAGCACTGTTTGGAGAACAAGAGATTCATCTTACCAACATCATCCAGATTCTTGGTACCCTGCTCTATGCAGTGACCGTCTGGTTTGCCCTGAGTGCAGGAAAGGGTATCGTCTGGTTGGCATCCATGAACTGCCTAGCCTTCCTGATTGAAAATATCGCCTATGTCTATTTTGCCTACAAGAACGTCAAAGGGTTGCGGATATCCATCCGCCTTATGAGAAAGCAAGACTTCAGTGAGGCCATGGGCTTCAGCTTCTACTCCTTTCTCACCACCATCGCAGGATTGGTACTCTTCCAGACCGATGCGATCATCATCCAGCTCTTCTTCGGCCTGGAATTGGTTGGGCTCTATGCCGTTGCCATCAAGGTAACCGAGTACGCATTCCTGCTGACGAAGCAGCTGGTAAATGTCCTCACACCGCTTATCAGCGAACTCAAGGCAAAACAAGAGCATGACACCATCAGGTACTTGTTGCTCGACCTGTCCAAGTACATCATGGCAACGGGGTTCCTGATAGCAGGAAGCGTATATGTCTTTGGAGGAGACCTCCTGGTCCTCTGGGTCGGGGAAATCTATGCAGAAGTAACCATACCCCTGCTCCTGCTTATCACCTCCTTTGTGGTATCAGTACCTGAACTTGTGGCATCAAATGTATTGACCATGACCGGTTACCACCGCTTCAGTGCCATCTCAGCAGGCCTTTCCACAGGGCTGAATATTGTATTCAGCCTCCTTTTGATAAAACCATTCGGACTGACAGGCATCGCCATGGGAACCCTGATTTCCAGCTCAGTTGTCAGTGGTATCGTGATTCCAGCGAAAGCCGCAAGAAGCTACGAATTCCCCTATTGGAGGTATATTTCCAGGGTTTACCTCCCTGCATCATTGCCCGCGATTCTCTTGGTAGCCACCGGGTACCTCATGAAGTTTTTCTTTTCAGTGGATTCACTGTGGGATATGATGTTCATGGCAATCCCTGGCATAGTGGTGTATTTGCTGGTATTCTGGATATTCTTCACTGACCCGGCGATCAAGAAGAATATCAAGACAAAGCTGGTACATCCAGCAAGACGATAA
- a CDS encoding tocopherol cyclase family protein — protein sequence MSLYSLFHPEIFQGRHKKTHYFEGWYFKMALPGRQPEVLSIIPGVALGASEEERHAFIQVISSREGKSWNIHFPFESFKADEKKLFVEIAGNHFSTEEIILNINHEDLILSGCVKNLETHSFPVTLASPGIMGWYAYVPFMECFHGVVSTSHTLWGSLTLNGNKIDMSEGIGYIEKDWGTSFPEAWIWMQSNCFPSTNISCMLSVAKIPFLGHVFPGFLGFVKHGDELIRFGTYTGAKITHLESNETQASVQIQTKEKQLTFLAELGPASKLVAPRQGKMERPLLESIIGTITLTIRDKDGALLLEETGTMAGIELSEAGNLKS from the coding sequence GTGAGCCTATACTCCCTCTTTCACCCGGAAATCTTTCAAGGTAGACATAAAAAGACCCATTACTTTGAAGGCTGGTACTTCAAGATGGCACTTCCAGGCAGACAGCCTGAAGTACTCTCCATTATTCCTGGTGTCGCCTTGGGCGCATCAGAAGAAGAGCGGCATGCCTTTATCCAGGTGATCAGCAGTAGGGAAGGAAAAAGCTGGAACATTCATTTTCCCTTTGAGTCCTTCAAAGCTGATGAGAAGAAGCTTTTTGTAGAGATTGCCGGTAATCATTTTTCAACGGAAGAAATCATTCTAAACATCAATCATGAAGATTTAATATTGTCTGGATGTGTGAAAAACTTAGAAACACATTCATTCCCTGTTACACTCGCCTCTCCAGGAATCATGGGATGGTACGCCTACGTTCCCTTCATGGAGTGCTTCCATGGAGTGGTATCCACTTCTCATACCCTCTGGGGGTCTCTTACGCTGAATGGCAACAAGATAGATATGAGTGAAGGGATTGGATATATTGAGAAGGACTGGGGAACTTCCTTTCCCGAAGCATGGATCTGGATGCAATCAAACTGCTTTCCCTCAACAAACATCTCTTGTATGCTCTCTGTTGCCAAGATTCCATTTCTTGGACATGTGTTTCCTGGGTTCCTTGGGTTTGTAAAGCATGGAGACGAGTTGATACGGTTCGGCACCTACACTGGTGCAAAGATCACGCACCTGGAAAGCAATGAGACCCAGGCGTCTGTTCAGATACAGACAAAAGAGAAGCAATTGACGTTTCTCGCTGAACTTGGACCAGCCTCAAAACTGGTGGCACCCAGGCAAGGCAAGATGGAGAGACCACTGCTGGAAAGCATCATAGGAACCATTACACTCACCATCAGAGACAAGGATGGTGCCCTTCTCCTTGAGGAGACAGGCACCATGGCTGGGATAGAACTATCGGAAGCAGGGAATCTGAAGAGTTAA
- a CDS encoding SpoIIE family protein phosphatase, with the protein MKDMNIEQTCYKILLSIGDSLDLRKMLGMSLATYMKELGCTMGAVLLAKQDEHEFGLQIAYAVPRSLNRQESFKTLMDELSHASQLQENLVTRVGDGRYHVMSLADMGLLVLYRQAEELPEALLEALRPLNHKLGTACKACLQNTALENSSQRFMEMANMLPGLIVELDKEHHITFYNRRTHELFRQIDSDEFHPDHVEDFFPQDEIEHIHNVLHTLEIRKTPLISEDFWMVNSRGTRFKVNFVLSPIHEGEAIVGFRGIATDITERVRLEEEQKALLARVSDRVRELDCLFSILKLVADERNTLADIFNKAIGTILTTFLSHASLTVGIEYGSNTYGNCTGACKGLVQAAPIMVDSVERGKLIIQIGKESSFTEEEILLIASLGTQFSSIAAKKETEEKIQSLYNDIMEDLDTAQSIQNYILPRWFKAEGNVIFSANYRPWAQIGGDLFDCLKISENRYVAYVADISGHGVQAALIMMGVKSVLGMILSTARPDCTPAEIVTRLNKTLSDGLFKDSYMTLCLCVVDVESMSIQALNAGHPPMAIINRKQNTIRILDRLGDIPLGWDSDHEYSPSLVMEEPLSNDDMLVLYTDGVFESTNDAGETLELGRFLDLLHTDSNETEVAMMPQECHAMVDRNGFIHRQDDFTCIAMQVREPSEYSTVLELPASLTMVDKTAQECADFILKLGKSEMDAWRCRIIASEFMNNIIVHGLETSLDEIIALEVSVGEEIILTIRDRAAAWDLPPHPESSEQFFDLLNEDEEASGRGMQIIYSLTKDQKRRRIHNVNETTFILAPSEPD; encoded by the coding sequence ATGAAGGACATGAACATCGAACAGACCTGTTACAAGATTCTTCTTTCCATCGGGGATTCCCTTGATCTCAGGAAAATGCTTGGCATGAGCCTCGCTACCTATATGAAAGAGTTGGGATGTACCATGGGAGCAGTGCTGCTTGCAAAGCAGGATGAACATGAATTTGGTCTTCAGATAGCATACGCTGTACCACGTTCCTTGAACCGACAAGAGTCTTTCAAAACCCTGATGGACGAACTCTCACATGCAAGCCAATTGCAGGAAAACCTTGTCACCCGGGTGGGTGATGGACGATACCATGTAATGAGCCTGGCAGACATGGGACTGTTGGTCCTCTATAGGCAAGCAGAGGAACTCCCTGAAGCATTGTTGGAGGCACTTCGTCCACTCAACCATAAACTGGGTACAGCATGCAAAGCATGCTTGCAGAACACTGCGCTCGAAAACAGCAGCCAGCGATTCATGGAAATGGCAAATATGCTTCCTGGGCTCATCGTAGAACTGGACAAGGAACACCACATCACATTCTATAACCGTCGAACGCATGAATTGTTCCGACAGATTGACTCCGATGAATTCCATCCAGACCACGTAGAAGATTTTTTCCCTCAAGACGAAATTGAGCATATCCACAATGTACTGCACACCCTGGAGATAAGAAAAACGCCCTTGATATCTGAAGACTTCTGGATGGTGAACAGCAGAGGTACACGATTCAAAGTAAATTTCGTGCTCTCTCCCATCCATGAAGGGGAGGCAATCGTCGGTTTTCGAGGTATAGCTACAGACATTACCGAACGGGTCAGGCTTGAAGAGGAACAGAAAGCCCTCCTCGCTCGTGTATCGGACAGGGTACGTGAATTGGATTGTCTTTTCAGCATCCTGAAGCTTGTCGCTGATGAGAGGAACACCCTTGCAGATATCTTCAACAAAGCAATAGGGACCATCCTAACAACATTTCTCTCACATGCTTCGCTCACTGTTGGTATTGAATATGGGAGTAACACCTATGGTAATTGCACAGGAGCTTGTAAGGGCTTGGTACAAGCAGCCCCTATCATGGTTGACTCTGTAGAGCGAGGAAAACTCATCATTCAAATCGGGAAGGAAAGCTCCTTCACTGAGGAAGAAATCCTCTTGATTGCATCCCTTGGAACCCAGTTCAGCTCCATTGCTGCAAAGAAAGAGACAGAAGAGAAGATACAATCATTATACAACGACATCATGGAAGACCTGGATACAGCACAATCAATCCAGAACTATATATTGCCTCGTTGGTTCAAGGCTGAAGGGAATGTGATTTTCTCTGCAAACTATCGTCCTTGGGCACAGATCGGAGGAGATCTCTTTGACTGCCTGAAAATCAGCGAGAACCGATATGTGGCCTATGTGGCAGACATCTCAGGCCATGGTGTCCAGGCTGCCTTGATCATGATGGGGGTAAAATCGGTCTTGGGAATGATCCTTTCCACCGCTCGCCCTGACTGCACCCCTGCAGAGATTGTCACAAGACTGAACAAAACCCTCTCTGACGGACTGTTCAAGGATAGCTACATGACTCTCTGCCTCTGTGTCGTCGATGTAGAGAGCATGAGCATCCAGGCATTGAATGCAGGACACCCTCCTATGGCCATTATCAACCGGAAGCAAAACACCATACGTATTCTGGACCGATTGGGAGACATCCCCTTGGGCTGGGACAGTGATCATGAGTACAGCCCATCGCTGGTCATGGAGGAACCACTCTCCAATGATGATATGCTTGTCCTGTATACAGACGGGGTATTCGAATCGACAAACGACGCAGGAGAGACCTTGGAACTGGGAAGATTCCTGGATCTTTTGCATACCGACAGCAATGAAACCGAGGTGGCGATGATGCCTCAGGAGTGTCATGCGATGGTCGACAGGAATGGATTCATCCACCGCCAAGACGATTTCACCTGTATCGCCATGCAGGTCAGGGAACCTTCTGAATACTCGACCGTACTTGAACTGCCTGCAAGCCTCACCATGGTGGACAAGACAGCACAGGAGTGTGCTGACTTCATCCTTAAACTGGGAAAAAGTGAGATGGATGCCTGGCGTTGCAGAATAATTGCCAGTGAATTCATGAACAATATCATCGTACATGGACTGGAAACATCCCTTGATGAAATCATAGCATTGGAAGTCAGTGTTGGAGAGGAAATCATTCTCACCATCCGAGACCGTGCAGCAGCATGGGACCTTCCACCCCATCCAGAATCGTCCGAACAATTCTTCGACCTGCTCAACGAGGATGAGGAAGCCAGTGGGCGTGGTATGCAGATCATTTATTCGCTGACAAAAGACCAAAAGAGGCGAAGAATCCATAACGTGAACGAGACAACCTTCATTCTTGCCCCTAGCGAGCCTGACTGA
- a CDS encoding glycosyltransferase family 4 protein, translating into MKILIVTNLFPPVVLGGYEILCHQVVDALEDAGHTVTVLTSTQGDLPSTDSIIRELHVFQPFDKKVEGAMRREKLRAARHNAQSMKDLLAKSSFDVIFMWSMLRLTPSCAAVAESSEVPVVYTFNDEHPSGYLPARFALSPRAFIRWVLDATVFKSLTNRSLQFEFTTCISKLLKENLLKAGMPIGGSQVIYQGIPITQFPLREQGKSNEGPLRLLYAGQLHAYKGVHILLEALGLVAESDNPTRYQCSIVGAGTDEYEKQLASHAERLRIPVSFMGKVAHEEMAALYRSHDVLIFPSIWPEPFGLTHLEAMASGLPVISTVNGGQGEFLVDGVNCLSFPPSDAACLAHQIQTLADDPELYQSLVEAGRDTVEKGFTFSRYVADLQQLLKKAISQAR; encoded by the coding sequence ATGAAGATTTTGATTGTAACGAATCTGTTTCCTCCCGTTGTCTTGGGTGGGTACGAGATACTGTGTCACCAAGTCGTGGATGCGCTTGAAGATGCCGGCCATACGGTGACTGTACTCACCAGTACGCAGGGGGACCTGCCTTCAACAGACTCCATTATTCGTGAGCTGCATGTCTTCCAGCCATTTGACAAGAAGGTTGAAGGGGCAATGAGGAGAGAGAAGCTCAGAGCTGCTCGTCATAATGCACAAAGCATGAAGGATCTCCTTGCAAAATCTTCCTTCGATGTCATATTCATGTGGAGCATGCTCCGTCTCACGCCCTCCTGTGCGGCAGTGGCAGAGAGTTCAGAGGTACCTGTTGTTTATACGTTCAATGATGAGCATCCAAGTGGATACCTTCCCGCGCGGTTCGCCCTTTCCCCCCGTGCCTTCATCAGATGGGTGCTTGATGCCACCGTTTTCAAGTCCCTTACCAATCGATCGTTGCAATTTGAGTTCACTACATGCATCAGCAAGTTGCTCAAGGAGAACCTGCTCAAGGCAGGGATGCCCATCGGGGGCAGCCAGGTAATCTACCAAGGCATTCCCATCACTCAATTTCCCCTGAGGGAGCAGGGGAAAAGCAACGAAGGTCCACTTCGCTTACTCTACGCTGGCCAGTTGCACGCATACAAGGGAGTCCATATCCTCTTGGAAGCCTTGGGATTGGTAGCAGAGAGCGATAACCCCACCCGATACCAGTGCTCCATCGTGGGAGCAGGTACAGATGAGTATGAAAAACAACTGGCTTCTCATGCTGAGCGCTTGAGGATCCCTGTCTCGTTCATGGGCAAGGTAGCCCATGAGGAGATGGCAGCTCTCTATCGCAGCCATGATGTACTGATTTTCCCCTCCATCTGGCCTGAGCCGTTTGGCCTTACGCATCTGGAGGCGATGGCAAGTGGACTTCCGGTTATCAGTACGGTCAATGGGGGGCAAGGGGAGTTTCTCGTAGATGGGGTCAACTGTCTGAGTTTTCCCCCTTCTGATGCCGCATGCTTGGCGCACCAAATCCAAACATTGGCTGATGATCCTGAGCTCTATCAATCCCTGGTTGAGGCAGGCCGCGATACGGTAGAGAAAGGTTTTACCTTCTCAAGGTACGTTGCAGATCTACAGCAGCTGTTGAAAAAGGCGATCAGTCAGGCTCGCTAG